A part of Gossypium hirsutum isolate 1008001.06 chromosome A07, Gossypium_hirsutum_v2.1, whole genome shotgun sequence genomic DNA contains:
- the LOC107918952 gene encoding phospholipase D alpha 1, whose protein sequence is MEQHLLHGTLNVTIYEIDRLKIWGGLLSKDVGLVEKGKILLAQLKRLVLCQSITDSKIYATVDLDKARVARTRMVKNEGQASRWNESFRIYCGHLISHIIFTVKYVNPIGATLIGRAYVPVQDIINGNIVDRWVNILDQNHAPIHGDSKIHVHLQFFNVTQDPHWSRGIKNRDFSGVPYTFFAQRQGCKVTLYKDAHTEDDFQPVFLAGGERYQVHRCWEDIFDAIYNAKHFIYITGWSVYTKITLIRDPRRPKPGGDLTLGELLKEKANQGVTVLMLVWNDRTSVKELKKDGLMATHDEETANVFKGTNVHCVLCPRKPDADVSIVQESDIDTMFTHHQKTVVVDGELPSERSGKRTVVSFVGGIDLCDGRYDTQEHPLFSTLGTVHHDDFHQPNFAGSSIKKGGPREPWHDIHCKLEGPVAWDVLYNFEQRWQKQGGHDILIPRTKLDEMVIRPSPLTSWNDPETWNVQIFRSIDGGAAAGFPQEPNEAAKMGLVSGKNVTIDRSIQDAYINAIRRAKNFIYIENQYFLGSSFAWKSQGIKVEDIGALHLIPKELSLKIVSKIEAGERFTVYIVIPMWPEGIPESESVQAILDWQRRTMEMMYTDITEALKKKGLNANPRDYLTFFCLGNKETTKSREYVPPEKPDPNSDYARAQQSRRFMIYVHAKMMIVDDEYIIIGSANINQRSMDGGRDTEIAMGAFQPFHIATDRQRAKGQIYGFRMALWLEHLGLPRPNTIFEYPESLQCVQTVNSLAEELWNEYSSDAVVQDLPGHLLRYPIEISDTGAITTLPNMDFFPDTKARILGTKSKSIPGIKSDYVLTLLTT, encoded by the exons ATGGAGCAACATTTGCTGCATGGCACACTTAATGTGACCATATATGAGATTGATAGACTAAAGATCTGGGGAGGATTGCTCAGCAAG GATGTTGGACTAGTGGAGAAAGGGAAAATATTACTAGCCCAGCTTAAGAGACTCGTGCTATGCCAATCA ATCACTGATTCAAAAATATATGCAACAGTTGATCTAGATAAGGCAAGGGTGGCAAGGACCAGAATGGTAAAAAATGAAGGCCAAGCATCTCGATGGAACGAGAGTTTCCGCATCTATTGTGGACACTTAATCTCACACATCATCTTCACAGTCAAATATGTTAACCCTATTGGTGCAACACTCATTGGCAGAGCTTACGTTCCAGTTCAAGATATCATTAATGGGAACATAGTGGACCGGTGGGTTAACATCTTGGACCAAAACCATGCTCCCATTCATGGAGATTCGAAGATCCATGTTCACCTCCAGTTCTTCAATGTCACCCAGGATCCTCATTGGTCTCGAGGGATCAAAAACCGAGATTTTAGTGGAGTTCCCTACACTTTCTTTGCTCAACGACAAGGCTGCAAAGTTACACTTTACAAAGATGCCCATACTGAAGATGATTTCCAACCGGTGTTTTTGGCTGGAGGTGAGCGCTATCAGGTTCATAGATGCTGGGAAGACATCTTTGATGCAATATACAATGCcaaacattttatatatataaccgGGTGGTCTGTATACACCAAGATAACCTTGATACGGGACCCGAGACGGCCGAAGCCTGGTGGCGACCTAACACTCGGAGAGCTTCTCAAAGAAAAGGCTAATCAAGGTGTGACGGTTCTTATGCTTGTTTGGAATGATAGAACTTCGGTTAAGGAGCTGAAGAAGGATGGTTTAATGGCAACTCATGATGAAGAAACCGCTAATGTCTTCAAGGGTACTAATGTGCATTGTGTTTTATGTCCTCGGAAACCTGATGCTGATGTAAGTATTGTTCAGGAAAGTGATATAGATACCATGTTTACTCACCATCAGAAGACGGTGGTCGTCGACGGCGAATTGCCAAGCGAAAGGTCCGGAAAGCGGACGGTAGTTAGTTTTGTCGGCGGCATTGATCTTTGCGACGGAAGATACGATACACAAGAGCATCCCCTGTTTAGTACTCTAGGGACGGTCCATCATGACGATTTCCATCAGCCGAATTTTGCTGGTTCTTCGATCAAGAAGGGTGGTCCGAGGGAACCTTGGCATGATATCCATTGCAAGCTAGAAGGTCCAGTTGCTTGGGACGTGTTGTACAATTTCGAGCAGCGATGGCAAAAGCAAGGTGGGCACGATATCCTGATCCCGCGAACCAAGCTCGATGAAATGGTGATTCGACCGTCGCCATTGACATCATGGAACGACCCTGAAACATGGAACGTTCAGATATTCAGATCCATTGATGGTGGGGCAGCTGCTGGATTCCCTCAAGAACCGAACGAAGCCGCCAAAATGGGTCTCGTAAGCGGAAAAAACGTAACCATTGATCGAAGCATCCAAGATGCTTATATCAATGCTATCCGAAGGGCGAAGAATTTCATTTATATTGAGAATCAGTATTTCTTGGGAAGCTCATTTGCCTGGAAATCACAAGGTATCAAGGTGGAGGACATTGGTGCTTTGCATCTCATACCAAAGGAGCTTTCACTGAAAATTGTGAGCAAAATTGAAGCTGGAGAAAGGTTCACTGTCTACATAGTGATCCCAATGTGGCCTGAAGGTATACCTGAGAGTGAATCCGTTCAAGCAATTTTAGATTGGCAAAGGAGAACAATGGAAATGATGTACACTGATATTACTGAAGCTCTTAAAAAAAAGGGACTGAATGCAAATCCCAGGGACTATTTGACATTTTTCTGCCTTGGAAACAAGGAGACCACAAAATCTAGAGAATATGTACCTCCTGAGAAACCGGATCCTAATTCAGATTACGCTAGAGCTCAGCAGTCGCGACGTTTCATGATCTACGTTCACGCGAAGATGATGATTG TGGATGATGAATACATCATAATTGGATCAGCCAACATCAACCAGAGATCAATGGATGGTGGGAGAGACACTGAGATTGCCATGGGAGCATTTCAACCGTTTCATATAGCAACCGATCGCCAACGAGCCAAGGGTCAAATCTATGGTTTCCGAATGGCATTGTGGCTGGAGCACCTTGGACTTCCAAGACCAAACACCATTTTCGAGTATCCAGAGAGTCTACAATGTGTTCAGACAGTCAATTCCTTAGCGGAGGAGCTATGGAATGAGTATTCAAGCGATGCAGTGGTTCAAGATCTGCCTGGTCACCTGCTTCGATATCCAATCGAAATCAGCGACACCGGTGCCATTACGACGTTGCCGAACATGGATTTTTTCCCGGACACGAAAGCTCGTATCCTAGGCACCAAATCCAAATCTATCCCTGGCATCAAATCTGATTACGTTCTTACTCTCTTAACCACCTAG
- the LOC107918564 gene encoding EIN3-binding F-box protein 1, translating into MDVYFPLSKRSRNSASGERFEQKKPSIEVLPDECLFEIFRWLRGGRERSSCACVSKRWLILVSNICKYEIRDNNITQALNPKDESTNKKGGSVSEVEHNDVDSDGYFTRSLEGKKATDGGLAAIAIGTASRGGLGKLFIRGSNSWNRVTTVGLRAISCGCPSLRVLSLWNLSSIGDEGLCEIANGCHRLVTLDLCHCPAVTDKSLLAIAKGCPKLNDLTIESCANVGNEGLLALASCCPNLKSVSIKNCPLVGDQGVASLLSSASYSLTKLKLQALNITDEMFSVIGHYGKSVTDLSLTSLPNVSDNGFWIMGNSKGLQKLKSFTIASCLGLTDRGLEAVGKGCVNLKQFYLFKCDLLSDKGLVSFAKVAGSLESLQLEDCHRITQIGLFCSLLNCSAKLKVISLVNCLGVVDLTTGLPPVSPCESLQSLSIRNCPGFSNSSLAVLGKLCPQLQHVELRRLHGITDAGFLQLLESCNAGLVKVNLKDCINLSDKAVCRLTNLHRWTLETLNLDGCKISDASLFAIAENCRLLGDLDVSKCAITDSGIAALAHSDLINVQILSVSGCSMVPDKSLPSLRNLGKTLLGLNLQQCKAISRSAIDLLVQQLWRCNILF; encoded by the coding sequence ATGGATGTCTATTTTCCTCTTAGCAAGAGGTCTCGCAACAGTGCCTCTGGAGAGAGGTTTGAGCAGAAGAAACCATCAATTGAGGTTCTCCCTGATGAATGCTTATTTGAAATCTTCAGATGGTTACGTGGTGGCCGAGAGAGGAGTTCCTGCGCTTGTGTTTCCAAGCGTTGGCTTATACTTGTAAGCAACATCTGCAAATATGAAATCCGTGACAACAACATCACCCAAGCTTTGAATCCCAAGGATGAGAGTACTAATAAGAAGGGTGGAAGTGTTTCTGAGGTTGAACATAATGATGTTGACAGTGACGGATACTTCACAAGGAGTTTGGAAGGGAAGAAAGCAACAGACGGTGGACTTGCTGCTATTGCCATCGGAACTGCTAGTCGTGGAGGATTAGGCAAGCTTTTTATTCGAGGTAGCAATTCCTGGAATAGAGTAACTACTGTTGGCCTCAGGGCCATTTCCTGTGGATGCCCTTCTTTAAGAGTTCTTTCCTTGTGGAACTTGTCTTCTATTGGAGATGAAGGTCTGTGTGAGATTGCCAATGGGTGTCACCGGCTAGTAACGCTTGACCTTTGCCACTGTCCTGCAGTTACTGACAAGTCTTTGCTCGCCATTGCGAAGGGCTGTCCTAAATTGAATGATCTGACCATAGAGAGTTGTGCCAACGTTGGAAATGAAGGTCTCCTAGCTTTAGCAAGCTGCTGTCCCAATTTAAAATCTGTTTCAATCAAAAACTGCCCCCTTGTTGGAGATCAAGGAGTTGCAAGCTTGTTGTCTTCAGCCTCATATTCCCTCACAAAATTAAAGCTACAGGCCTTGAATATCACTGATGAGATGTTTTCTGTTATTGGACACTATGGCAAGTCAGTGACAGACCTTTCTCTCACTAGCCTCCCAAATGTGAGTGACAACGGCTTCTGGATAATGGGTAATAGCAAAGGACTACAAAAATTGAAGTCTTTCACAATTGCATCCTGCCTTGGTTTGACAGATCGGGGACTTGAAGCTGTTGGAAAGGGTTGTGTGAATTTGAAGCAGTTCTACCTCTTTAAATGTGATTTGTTGTCGGATAAGGGGTTGGTATCTTTTGCCAAAGTAGCTGGTTCACTAGAAAGCTTGCAGCTGGAGGACTGTCACAGAATTACCCAAATTGGGCTCTTTTGTTCTCTTCTCAACTGCAGTGCAAAGTTGAAAGTTATTTCTCTTGTGAACTGCTTAGGTGTTGTGGACCTAACCACAGGATTGCCTCCTGTGTCCCCTTGTGAATCCCTTCAATCACTTTCCATCCGTAACTGCCCTGGTTTTAGTAATTCTAGCTTGGCTGTGTTGGGGAAGTTGTGCCCTCAACTGCAGCATGTGGAGTTGAGAAGGCTTCATGGAATAACAGATGCAGGGTTTCTCCAATTGCTTGAGAGTTGTAATGCTGGTCTTGTTAAGGTTAACCTAAAAGATTGTATAAATTTGAGTGACAAAGCTGTTTGTAGGTTGACAAATTTGCACAGGTGGACTCTGGAAACGCTGAATCTTGACGGTTGTAAGATCAGTGATGCTAGTTTGTTTGCAATTGCAGAGAACTGTCGGTTACTCGGTGATCTTGATGTCTCCAAGTGTGCTATCACTGATTCTGGAATTGCAGCTCTGGCTCATTCTGATCTGATCAATGTGCAGATCCTCTCTGTGTCTGGATGCTCTATGGTCCCGGACAAGAGCTTGCCGTCACTCAGAAATTTGGGTAAGACCCTCTTGGGTTTAAACCTACAGCAATGCAAGGCAATCAGCCGCAGTGCAATTGACCTGCTTGTGCAACAGTTATGGAGATGTAATATCCTTTTCTGA
- the LOC107919659 gene encoding uncharacterized protein isoform X2 gives MLLRSSSTPILKTYIPQSSPAVDSGHRIPSIPISLTSSPINKIQRASSDGNMRQIVISNRQKLPTSSMGSPNTVKEEIFTFPPFSLLGDVDDGGDDNGGGGVDRFGDWGQGKQRLDEYHRTMIKTYPGETLLLTNYAKFLKEVQGDFLKAEEYCGKAIIVKPDDGEILSLYGDLIWINHGDEALAQSYFDRAVKASPNNCYVLASYARYLWAAEKDDD, from the exons ATGCTTCTACGAAGCTCATCCACACCTATCCTCAAAACGTATATACCTCAGAGTTCGCCGGCGGTTGACTCCGGTCACCGGATCCCATCAATACCCATTTCTCTGACGTCCTCCCCCATCAACAAAATCCAACGAGCATCGTCGGATGGGAACATGAGGCAGATTGTTATTTCCAATAGGCAAAAGCTACCTACAAGTTCAATGGGGTCTCCCAATACAGTCAAAGAAGAAATTTTTACTTTCCCACCATTCTCCCTTCTTGGTGACGTTGATGATGGTGGTGATGACAATGGAGGCGGCGGAGTAGATAGGTTCGGAGATTGGGGTCAAGGGAAACAAAGATTGGATGAGTATCACCGGACGATGATCAAAACTTACCCTGGAGAGACTCTTCTTCTCACAAACTACGCTAAATTCTTAAAAGAG GTACAAGGTGATTTTCTGAAAGCTGAAGAATATTGCGGGAAAGCAATTATTGTGAAACCAGACGATGGGGAAATTCTTTCATTGTATGGAGATTTAATATGGATTAACCATGGCGATGAAGCTCTtgctcaatcttattttgatcGAGCTGTTAAGGCTTCTCCAAATAATTG CTATGTCCTTGCATCATATGCTCGATATCTATGGGCTGCTGAGAAAGACGATGATTAA
- the LOC107919659 gene encoding uncharacterized protein isoform X1, whose amino-acid sequence MLLRSSSTPILKTYIPQSSPAVDSGHRIPSIPISLTSSPINKIQRASSDGNMRQIVISNRQKLPTSSMGSPNTVKEEIFTFPPFSLLGDVDDGGDDNGGGGVDRFGDWGQGKQRLDEYHRTMIKTYPGETLLLTNYAKFLKEVQGDFLKAEEYCGKAIIVKPDDGEILSLYGDLIWINHGDEALAQSYFDRAVKASPNNWYHNFKPLQYKILDLVLESSLGF is encoded by the exons ATGCTTCTACGAAGCTCATCCACACCTATCCTCAAAACGTATATACCTCAGAGTTCGCCGGCGGTTGACTCCGGTCACCGGATCCCATCAATACCCATTTCTCTGACGTCCTCCCCCATCAACAAAATCCAACGAGCATCGTCGGATGGGAACATGAGGCAGATTGTTATTTCCAATAGGCAAAAGCTACCTACAAGTTCAATGGGGTCTCCCAATACAGTCAAAGAAGAAATTTTTACTTTCCCACCATTCTCCCTTCTTGGTGACGTTGATGATGGTGGTGATGACAATGGAGGCGGCGGAGTAGATAGGTTCGGAGATTGGGGTCAAGGGAAACAAAGATTGGATGAGTATCACCGGACGATGATCAAAACTTACCCTGGAGAGACTCTTCTTCTCACAAACTACGCTAAATTCTTAAAAGAG GTACAAGGTGATTTTCTGAAAGCTGAAGAATATTGCGGGAAAGCAATTATTGTGAAACCAGACGATGGGGAAATTCTTTCATTGTATGGAGATTTAATATGGATTAACCATGGCGATGAAGCTCTtgctcaatcttattttgatcGAGCTGTTAAGGCTTCTCCAAATAATTGGTATCATAATTTCAAGCCCCTTCAATACAAAATTCTTGATTTGGTCCTTGAATCATCTCTTGGTTTTTAA